The proteins below come from a single Argentina anserina chromosome 1, drPotAnse1.1, whole genome shotgun sequence genomic window:
- the LOC126802212 gene encoding TMV resistance protein N-like, with protein MAVIFPYTSSRNSSSKSSYTVVGKYFSQKSVVKPFQVKVDTSTVRLVLFHQSIASSFKKNVAIILFSISEHTIISNSFISDIRSNAETSGLVQLQKKLISRVFGREIDVGDVHEGDTKIKSFLSRKKVLLVLDDVNHSDQLGYLAGREDWFGSGSIIIITTRDAHLLIDHGVERRRDPSVWESQLAKLRKVSNADIFKKLKISYDDLDDNEKQIFLDLAYLYVGGLGKDIATKLLDTCGFHATVGIQVLVDRSLLTISNAGTVEMHDLLREMGVQIVRQESAKEPGKRSRLQLTKDVIDVLGRNTGTEAVEGIALYNSIAKLHLSQYSFSVMKNLRLLILKCAPVHLSDGLKYLPIHAKRQLPPMFTENYCHGIIDTMKVDGQESEFIEYRFDHIRALSDHLCFRTTAMIPLQCLHALGQGLVVKKFGARLVYEQDVAELNQSNGDISDVAEVNESDTGIFYDALKVLPCDSGEAAAVSHTISKRGPSSGGAFSFYKEPQPDLLETLRTGRVQTPLPSTYLSDLIKLYPKRGVGGWTRIWQK; from the exons ATGGCAGTCATATTCCCCTATACTAGCTCAAGGAACTCAAGTTCTAAATCCTCTTACACTGTAGTTGGAAAGTACTTTTCTCAAAAGAGTGTCGTGAAACCATTCCAGGTCAaggtagacacatccacagtccgcctcgtgctcttccaccaatccatAGCATCATCTTTTAAGaagaatgtggctatcatcctcttctctatCTCAGAGCACACCATCATCTCAAA CAGTTTTATTTCTGATATTAGAAGCAATGCAGAAACGAGTGGTCTGGTTCAGTTACAAAAGAAGCTTATTTCTAGAGTGTTCGGGAGAGAGATTGACGTAGGGGATGTTCATGAAGGAGACACGAAGATAAAGAGTTTTTTAAGTCGCAAAAAggttcttcttgttcttgatgATGTCAATCATTCAGACCAGTTGGGCTACTTGGCTGGAAGGGAAGATTGGTTTGGTTCTGGAAGCATAATTATCATTACAACTAGAGATGCTCACCTGTTAATTGATCATGGAGTGGAGAGAAG AAGAGATCCAAGTGTGTGGGAAAGTCAGTTGGCAAAATTGAGAAAAGTTTCTAATGCAGACATTTTCAAGAAACTGAAAATAAGTTATGATGATCTAGACGATAATGAGAAGCAAATCTTCCTAGACTTGGCATATTTATACGTAGGCGGGCTCGGGAAAGATATTGCAACAAAGTTACTTGACACTTGTGGCTTTCATGCAACTGTAGGAATACAGGTACTTGTGGACAGGTCTCTCTTAACTATTTCAAATGCAGGAACAGTAGAAATGCATGATTTGCTCCGAGAAATGGGCGTACAAATTGTTCGCCAAGAATCTGCTAAGGAGCCAGGCAAGCGCAGTAGGTTGCAACTTACAAAAGACGTTATTGACGTCCTCGGAAGAAATACA GGAACTGAAGCAGTGGAAGGCATCGCACTATATAATTCCATCGCCAAATTGCACTTGTCTCAATATTCCTTTTCAGTGATGAAAAATTTGAGGTTACTGATTCTTAAATGTGCTCCTGTGCACCTCTCCGACGGGCTCAAGTATCTTCCAA TACATGCAAAACGCCAGTTGCCACCAATGTTTACAGAGAATTATTGTCATGGCATTATTGACACTATGAAAGTCGATGGACAAGAGTCTGAGTTTATAGAGTATCGGTTTGATCACATACGAGCTCTGTCGGATCACCTTTGTTTTCGTACTACAGCAATGATTCCCCTTCAATGTCTTCATGCTTTG ggccaaggcttggttgtGAAGAAATTTGGGGCTCGTTTAGTATATGAACAAGATGTCGCAGAGTTGAACCAAAGCAATGGTGACATTTCTGATGTGGCAGAGGTTAACGAAAGCGACACTGGCATTTTTTATGACGCTTTGAAAGTTCTTCCTTGTGATTCTGGGGAAGCAGCAGCTGTATCACATACCATTTCCAAGAGAGGACCTAGTAGTGGAGGTGCGTTTTCTTTTTATAAGGAACCTCAGCCTGATCTTCTGGAAACATTAAGGACTGGGAGGGTCCAGACCCCCCTCCCCTCTACATACCTAAGTGATCTAATTAAGCTTTATCCCAAGCGA